The Streptomyces seoulensis genome contains a region encoding:
- a CDS encoding WD40/YVTN/BNR-like repeat-containing protein, translating to MVGCRLGGIEESRIGHRCGRVDDEVPEVVGMTEVLLAVGTRKGLFIGRRRGGTWEFDDGPRFNAQAVYSVAIDTRGDTPRLLAGGDSAHWGPSVFHSDDLGRTWSEPARPAVRFPKDTGTSLERVWQLHPAAAEPDVVYAGTEPAALYRSEDRGESFELVRPLWEHPTRSRWVPGGGGEGLHTVLTDARDPRAVTVAVSTAGVFRTEDGGASWAPSNSGVSAVFLPDPDPEFGQCVHKVARDAEDPDRLYLQNHWGVYRSDDAGAHWTDIGEGLPSTFGFAVAAHPHRGGTAYVFPINADADRVPADRRCRVFRTSDAGKSWEPLSEGLPQEEHYGTVLRDALCTDDADPAGVYFGNRNGEVFASADDGDTWRQVACHLPDVLCVRAAVVG from the coding sequence GTGGTCGGGTGCAGACTGGGCGGAATCGAGGAAAGCCGCATAGGGCACCGATGCGGCAGAGTGGACGACGAAGTCCCGGAGGTGGTCGGCATGACCGAGGTACTGCTCGCCGTGGGTACCCGCAAGGGCCTGTTCATCGGCAGGCGGCGCGGCGGCACGTGGGAGTTCGACGACGGCCCCCGGTTCAACGCCCAGGCCGTCTACTCCGTCGCCATCGACACACGCGGTGACACACCCCGGCTGCTGGCCGGTGGAGACAGCGCGCACTGGGGTCCCTCGGTGTTCCACTCCGACGACCTGGGCCGGACCTGGTCCGAGCCCGCCCGGCCCGCCGTGAGGTTCCCCAAGGACACGGGCACCTCGCTGGAGCGGGTGTGGCAGTTGCACCCGGCGGCCGCCGAGCCGGACGTGGTGTACGCGGGCACGGAACCGGCCGCGCTGTACCGCTCCGAGGACCGCGGGGAGAGCTTCGAGCTGGTGCGTCCGCTCTGGGAGCATCCCACCCGCTCCCGGTGGGTGCCGGGCGGTGGCGGGGAGGGGCTGCACACGGTGCTGACCGACGCCCGTGATCCGCGCGCGGTGACGGTGGCGGTCTCCACGGCGGGGGTGTTCCGCACGGAGGACGGCGGTGCGAGCTGGGCTCCGTCGAACTCCGGGGTGTCCGCCGTCTTCCTGCCCGATCCCGACCCGGAGTTCGGGCAGTGCGTGCACAAGGTCGCCCGGGACGCCGAGGACCCGGACCGCCTGTATCTGCAGAACCACTGGGGTGTGTACCGCAGCGACGACGCGGGCGCGCACTGGACCGACATCGGCGAGGGCCTGCCCTCGACCTTCGGCTTCGCGGTGGCCGCCCATCCGCACCGGGGCGGCACGGCTTACGTCTTCCCGATCAACGCCGACGCCGACCGGGTGCCCGCCGACCGCCGCTGCCGGGTCTTCCGCACCTCCGACGCGGGCAAGAGCTGGGAACCGCTGTCGGAGGGGCTGCCCCAGGAGGAGCACTACGGCACCGTGCTCCGCGACGCCCTGTGCACGGACGACGCGGACCCGGCGGGCGTCTACTTCGGCAACCGCAACGGCGAGGTGTTCGCCTCCGCCGACGACGGGGACACCTGGCGGCAGGTGGCATGCCATCTGCCGGACGTGCTGTGTGTGCGGGCGGCAGTGGTGGGCTGA
- a CDS encoding Rv1733c family protein, which translates to MALKAFRVPRVWLWRWRRGPLRRRADVVEGWVLLGAWLLTLLAGTVAGLVAARSVERGLAHERAAWHPMVAYVVARAPGRSGGRSSSGERVWAEVRWTAGDGSPRTGQVRVAPGAATGAPVAVWTDERGRLVARPATAAEAAVRAAFVGTLAGACAAAVPFAGSRLLLARLERRRLALWDAEWARFGPQWGRMTG; encoded by the coding sequence ATGGCCTTGAAGGCGTTCCGTGTTCCGCGTGTGTGGCTGTGGCGGTGGCGGCGCGGTCCGCTGCGGCGCCGCGCCGACGTGGTGGAGGGGTGGGTGCTGCTGGGCGCCTGGCTACTGACCCTGCTGGCCGGGACCGTGGCCGGGCTGGTGGCCGCGCGGTCGGTCGAGCGCGGCCTCGCCCACGAGCGCGCCGCCTGGCATCCGATGGTCGCCTACGTCGTCGCACGCGCCCCCGGCCGGTCAGGTGGCCGCAGCTCCAGCGGTGAACGGGTCTGGGCGGAGGTCCGCTGGACGGCGGGCGACGGCTCGCCCCGCACCGGCCAGGTCCGGGTCGCGCCGGGCGCGGCGACCGGCGCGCCGGTCGCCGTCTGGACCGACGAGCGCGGACGCCTCGTCGCCCGGCCCGCCACCGCCGCCGAGGCCGCCGTCCGCGCCGCCTTCGTCGGCACCCTGGCCGGTGCGTGCGCGGCCGCCGTGCCCTTCGCCGGGAGCCGCCTCCTGCTGGCCCGGCTGGAACGCCGCCGCCTGGCCCTATGGGACGCCGAGTGGGCCAGGTTCGGCCCGCAGTGGGGGCGTATGACGGGGTGA